The DNA segment GCTGACCACGGTCAGCCAGGGGCACGCGTACCTGATGACGCTGTCGTCCTACGTCGAGGCGGTCAAGCAGGTCGAAATCCTCTTCGCCCTGGGTATCGGGGTCCTGCTCTTCCACGAGAAGCAGAAGGTTCGCGAGATCGCCCCCGGCGCGGCCGTCATGCTCGCCGGGGTCGTGCTATTGTCTTTGGCGGCCTAGCCTAACCGTGGAGGTGCCACCATGACTGGACGGATCTGGAGCCTCGTCACCTGCGTCGCGCTCGCCTTCGTGCTCGTGGGCTGTGGACCGCCGAGCAAAACGGACCTCGTCACCAAGGCAAGAGACGTGAAGACACGCGCCGATCTCGAGAAGGCGCTCGGCAAGCCCGACGATATCGGCAAGCTCGGCCCCGTCGAGAAGTGGACCTACAAGGCCAAGGACGGCCGGGTCGTCTTCATCTTGGTCGGGGACACCGTCACGATCGAGAAGACCGGCGAGCCGGAGAAGAAGAACTAGAGGAGCCCGCGCGGGTAGACGGACACGGGCGACCCCGCCGCCAACACGACGGACGCCGGCTTTTCGGCTGACAGGAAGCCCCAGCTCGGGCCGTAGAGCGCCGCCCAGTCGAAGTCGAGGCTCCACGAGCGCACCGGGTAGACGTCCCAGAGCGGATGCCTGACCTCGTAGACCAGTGTCCGGCCCCGCCTGTCGCGCCCGAATCCCCACTGGTGCTCTTTGAAGAAGTGCTCCTCGCTGTCCTCTCCCGGCCGGACAGCGGGCTTGTTCCCGGTGACCTCGATGGCGTGGGAGCGCCCGCGCCAGCGCAGGCGGCGTATGGTCACGATCGCCGACGCCTCTTCCGCGACGCCGCTCTCGATCGGCGCGACCAGGTAGGGCTCGTTGTAGATCGCGCGCGCAAGCCATGAGACAAGGGGCTGAGGCACGAACTCGCGGATGAAGACGACGCCGCGGCGATTACCCTGCCTGACGTAGAAGCGAAGATTGATCTCGGGGAACCTGCGCAGGCCGGGCCACGCGACGCCCCACACTCGAGTGTCCTGGAAATCGAAGGCGACCAGGCTCGCGAACGCCGACCCGCCGCGCTTGTCGAGCTCGAGCCCCGCAGGCAGGTGAGGGTCGAGCAGCGCCGGCGGCACCTCGTACGTCAGGATCGCGAGGTTCGACCACCGCGCCGTGAGGAGCGGGCGGCGGATGGTCTTCATAGGAACAGTACTCACTGGGGGACGGTGCTCACTGGGTCACGGTGCTCACGGGGAGCCCCGCGCCCGCTCAGATCTCGGGGCGCTTGCCGTGGGTGGCGCGCACGACGGTCTTGATGCCGCCGCGCACGCTGAAGTCGCCGACCACCTCGATCCAGCGCGGCCCGGCCGCCGCCACGAAGTCGTTCAGGATTCGGTTGGTCACGTCCTCGTGGAAGGCTCCCTCGTCTCGGTATGACCAGATGTAGAGCTTGATGCTTTTGAGCTCGACGAGGTTCCGGTCGGGGACGTACGTGATCCTGATGGTGGCGAAGTCCGGCTGGCCCGTCTTGGGGCAGAGGCAGGTGAACTCGGGGATCTCGAGCGCGACCTCGTAGTCGCGGTCGGGATGCGGGTTCGGGACGACCTCGAGCTGCTTCCCGGGCCGGCTCGGCATGCGCCTATTCTACCGCGACGCGCCCACGGGCCGCGCGCGCCAGACGGCGTCCCGGGCGCGGTCGAAAACCTGCGCCGGCACCTGCTCCAGCAGAACGACGCTCGTCCCGCGGCCTTCCACCGCGAAGACCCGTCCGCCGTCAACCCAGGTCACGAGCCCGCCCCCCCGGACCGCGGCCTTCCCGGCGAGCTCGGGGTGTCGCTTCTCGACCGAGGCCTGGAGATTGGTCGCCAGCGCTGCCGCGATCTGGGCGTCCGCCGTGACCACGCGGTAGGCGATCACGAAGCGCCCCCCGTCGTCCTCCCAGATGCGGTAGCGGTCGCCGCGCCAGCCGGCCGCCGCGCGCCGCCCATCGACCTCGCCCAGGTGGAGCGCCAGCACGGCGCTGAGGGCGAATTCGCCGAGGTCGTCGTCCGCCACGAGGCGGCCGCCGGGCAGGAGGCGCGAGAGGTCCGGGATCACGACGGGGAGCGGATGCTCGCGTGCGTCGAGGTATTTCTCCGGGTGCAGGATCTGGGTCGTCGAGCGCGGCGGATCGCGGTAGACGGCGCTCGTGTCCGACCACGGATGGCGCTTCCTGAACTGGTAGACGAAACCGAGGCCCTCGACGTAGGGGAAGAGCAGGAGGTCGCGCAGGAACTTGGGCGCCTTGCTGACGACGGGCCCGCCGGCGCTCGAGACGATCAGGCCCTGCGCCATGGAGAGATCGGACAGCCCGCTGATGTCCATGCCCTGGGGCTTCAGCATCAGGTCGAAGCTGAGCGCCACGGCCTCGCCTTCGATGAGCGCCTGGCGGGCGAGCAGCCGGTCGCCGTGGCCGGGGTCGGGCGCGATGAAGTTGTCGAGCGGCAGCTCGCGGTCCTGGAGCGCGTGGACCAGCTCGTGCATGAGCGCCGCGCGCTGCTGCTCGGGCGGGAGCCAGTCGCCGACGACCATGACCTTGCCGCGCGGGTCGTAGTACGCGGAGACCTGCTCTTCGAGGAGATCCAGGAAGAGACGGCGGAGGTCGTAGTCGGGCGGGATCATTCCCCAGGCGACCATGCTCTTGCGCTCGGCCTCGAGCAGGGCGGGCGAGTAGCGGCGGGCGATCTCCTGCTCGATGAAGCGGCGGTTCTCCGCCCGCGAGCGGAGGAGGACCGGCGGCGGCGGGCCGGGGGAGGCGATGCCCTTGAGCGCTGCCAACTGCTGGTAGAGCGGGGCGGCGACGGCATCGAGCGCGGCCTGCGCCGGGCTCGGCTGCTGGGCGCGGAGCGCCGGCGCCGCGGCAAGGGCGGCGGCCAGGGCGAGGAGCGCGAGGGCCGGGGCGCGGCGCATGAGCCCCACGATTCGGCGCATTGACCCCACGCGTCTGCGCATTGGCCCCACGCTTCGGCGCATTGGCCCCACGCTTCGGCGCATTGGCCGATGATACCTCACCGGCGCATGGTCAGCGCGATGCCGACCACCACGAGCAGTGTGGAGAGGACGAGCTCCGGCGCCAGCGCCTCCCCCCCGATCGCGGCGGCGATCAGCACGCCCCAAATCGGCGTGGTCAGGGCCACGGTGGCGAGCGCGCTCGGCCGGTAGATCTGCAAGAGCCGCGCGTTCATGACGAAGTTGAAGCCGCCGATGATGACACCCTGGAAGAAGATCGACACGATGAGCGTTGTCGTCCAGCGGGTGGGCCGTCCGGACTCCGCGGCGAGGCTGATCAGAAAGAAGCCCACACTGCCGATGACGGACTGGTAGAGCATGAGGCGCACCGGATCGACGCGCTGGACCGTCTTGGCGATGTAGACGATGCGCTCGCCCAGCAGCAGCGCGGAGAGCGCGACGATGAGGTCGCCCAGAAGCGTGCTGCTCGACGTCGTGAAGCTGCGCCCGAAGAGGATGATGACGCCGCTGTAGGCCACGAGCACTCCGGCGAGCTTGCGCGGGGTCAGCCGGTCGCCGGGAATCATGAAGTGGGCGAAGACCACGGTGTGGATGGCGTAGGAGTTGAGCACGATCACGCCGTGGGCCGCCGTGGTGCGCTCGAGGCCGACGTTCATGAGCGCGATCTGGAGCACGAAGAGGAGGCCGAGCGACCAGATCGGTTTGGCCTCGCCGGGGCGGATCACGAAGACGTCGGGACGACCGCTCGCCAGAGCGTAGGCGGAGATCGCAACGGCGCTGACCACGAAGCGCAGGAGCGCCATCTGGAGCGGCGCGACGTCGGAGAGGCCGAGCTTGATGGCAACGGGA comes from the Candidatus Rokuibacteriota bacterium genome and includes:
- the queF gene encoding preQ(1) synthase, coding for MPSRPGKQLEVVPNPHPDRDYEVALEIPEFTCLCPKTGQPDFATIRITYVPDRNLVELKSIKLYIWSYRDEGAFHEDVTNRILNDFVAAAGPRWIEVVGDFSVRGGIKTVVRATHGKRPEI
- a CDS encoding DUF2071 domain-containing protein, coding for MKTIRRPLLTARWSNLAILTYEVPPALLDPHLPAGLELDKRGGSAFASLVAFDFQDTRVWGVAWPGLRRFPEINLRFYVRQGNRRGVVFIREFVPQPLVSWLARAIYNEPYLVAPIESGVAEEASAIVTIRRLRWRGRSHAIEVTGNKPAVRPGEDSEEHFFKEHQWGFGRDRRGRTLVYEVRHPLWDVYPVRSWSLDFDWAALYGPSWGFLSAEKPASVVLAAGSPVSVYPRGLL
- a CDS encoding DMT family transporter — protein: MLEHRSLDPKGAALALLLAALWGANPVAIKLGLSDVAPLQMALLRFVVSAVAISAYALASGRPDVFVIRPGEAKPIWSLGLLFVLQIALMNVGLERTTAAHGVIVLNSYAIHTVVFAHFMIPGDRLTPRKLAGVLVAYSGVIILFGRSFTTSSSTLLGDLIVALSALLLGERIVYIAKTVQRVDPVRLMLYQSVIGSVGFFLISLAAESGRPTRWTTTLIVSIFFQGVIIGGFNFVMNARLLQIYRPSALATVALTTPIWGVLIAAAIGGEALAPELVLSTLLVVVGIALTMRR